The proteins below are encoded in one region of Paenisporosarcina cavernae:
- the trmL gene encoding tRNA (uridine(34)/cytosine(34)/5-carboxymethylaminomethyluridine(34)-2'-O)-methyltransferase TrmL yields the protein MAIHVVLYQPLIPANTGNIARTCAGTGAKLHLIKPLGFSTDDKMLKRAGLDYWEHVDIHYHENLQAFYDAYPDGKFYYVTKFGAKIHSTYTFDHAEEDYFFVFGQETKGLPPEVLEANPETLIRIPMNENIRSLNLSNAANILIYEALRQQNYPNLT from the coding sequence ATGGCAATACATGTTGTACTTTATCAACCACTGATTCCAGCTAATACAGGAAACATAGCAAGAACGTGTGCTGGTACTGGAGCAAAATTACATTTGATTAAACCACTAGGGTTTTCGACGGATGATAAAATGTTAAAACGTGCTGGACTTGATTATTGGGAGCACGTAGACATTCATTACCATGAAAACTTGCAAGCGTTTTATGATGCGTATCCAGATGGGAAGTTTTATTATGTAACGAAGTTTGGGGCGAAGATTCACTCGACTTATACCTTTGACCATGCGGAAGAAGATTACTTTTTTGTATTCGGACAAGAAACGAAAGGGTTACCGCCGGAAGTTTTAGAGGCGAATCCAGAAACACTCATCCGCATTCCCATGAATGAAAATATACGCTCCTTAAATTTATCGAATGCCGCCAATATCCTAATTTATGAGGCGCTTCGTCAACAAAACTATCCGAATTTGACATGA
- a CDS encoding nucleotidyltransferase-like protein, with protein MEHLLRPIYQERASQPNTLGVIIVEKMQEVSPSTDNFDTILFILIKEADVPVFTKHYTFGTQKAAMHLITEKQLRKWLLLGTNRKVVEWILNGRIVFDRNEFVQELKTELKDFPFYGRKMKMGIEFAKLIRRYLEGKVLFENKQFMDAYHHIVESLHHLARLAVFENGLHPEVTVWAQVKQIEPAIYKLYDELLTSEEAIDKRLELLFLASEFFIHSRTKDGAAHILDVIQSKEYWTIQDLHEQEELKNYSVNLEVFIEFLVERGYIDIEKVQTKSESIFHRYYKLGTKRID; from the coding sequence GTGGAACATTTATTGAGACCAATTTATCAAGAACGAGCGAGCCAACCAAACACACTAGGTGTCATCATTGTGGAAAAAATGCAAGAAGTGAGTCCGAGCACTGACAACTTTGACACCATTCTATTTATTTTAATAAAAGAAGCGGACGTTCCAGTATTCACCAAACATTATACATTCGGTACACAAAAAGCTGCGATGCATTTAATTACCGAAAAGCAATTGCGTAAATGGCTACTACTTGGAACGAATCGGAAGGTAGTCGAATGGATATTAAACGGCCGAATCGTTTTCGATCGTAATGAATTTGTTCAAGAGTTAAAAACAGAATTAAAAGATTTTCCATTCTATGGCCGGAAAATGAAAATGGGAATTGAGTTTGCAAAATTGATACGACGTTACTTAGAAGGAAAAGTACTGTTTGAAAACAAACAGTTCATGGATGCGTATCATCACATTGTGGAATCGCTTCATCACTTGGCGAGATTAGCTGTGTTTGAAAATGGATTGCATCCAGAAGTAACTGTTTGGGCACAAGTGAAACAAATTGAACCCGCCATCTATAAACTTTACGATGAACTTTTAACAAGTGAAGAAGCAATTGATAAGCGTCTTGAATTATTATTTTTAGCAAGCGAATTTTTTATTCACTCAAGAACGAAGGATGGAGCAGCGCATATACTCGATGTGATTCAGTCGAAAGAGTATTGGACGATCCAAGACTTACATGAACAAGAAGAATTAAAAAATTACTCCGTTAACTTAGAAGTGTTTATCGAATTTTTAGTGGAAAGAGGATATATTGATATTGAAAAAGTTCAAACAAAAAGTGAATCCATCTTCCACCGGTATTATAAATTGGGAACTAAGCGCATAGACTAA
- the queG gene encoding tRNA epoxyqueuosine(34) reductase QueG has product MTIETFQEEVRAYAKFIGIDKIGFASAAPFVELKARLIRQQELSYQSGFEEPDLEKRTTPKLLQPDAQSIISIALAYPSRMKDAPQGKKGARRGIFARASWGDDYHHVLREKLAMLEMFIVEHYPGAVLTSMVDTGELSDRAVAERAGIGWSAKNTSIITPEFGSYVYLGEMITNISFRPDTPIEDQCGDCTLCLDVCPTGAIVEGGQLNAQRCIAFLTQTKSYLPDEFRVKIGNRIYGCDTCQTVCPKNKGVDFHLHPEFEPDPEKVKPLLQPLLKINNRAFKEQFGQMSGSWRGKKPIQRNAILAIAHFKEIEAVDDLIEIMQNDPREVIRGTAAWAIGKIGTDAGRVALEEAMKKEQDPTVIEEIRKGLGVQLMK; this is encoded by the coding sequence ATGACTATAGAGACTTTCCAAGAAGAGGTTCGTGCATATGCGAAGTTTATTGGAATTGATAAAATAGGATTTGCTTCCGCTGCTCCTTTTGTGGAATTGAAAGCACGTTTAATTCGCCAGCAAGAATTGTCGTATCAATCTGGATTTGAAGAGCCTGATTTGGAAAAAAGAACGACTCCAAAGCTACTTCAACCGGATGCTCAATCGATTATTTCGATCGCACTTGCGTATCCTTCACGCATGAAAGATGCTCCGCAAGGAAAAAAAGGTGCTAGAAGAGGCATTTTTGCCCGTGCTTCTTGGGGAGATGATTATCACCATGTGCTACGGGAAAAACTCGCTATGTTAGAGATGTTTATCGTCGAGCATTATCCGGGCGCAGTGCTCACTTCCATGGTCGACACAGGAGAATTATCCGATCGGGCGGTAGCGGAGCGGGCTGGAATTGGGTGGAGCGCGAAGAACACGTCCATTATAACGCCAGAATTCGGCTCTTACGTCTATTTAGGTGAAATGATTACGAATATTTCATTTCGACCAGATACGCCAATTGAAGATCAATGTGGCGATTGCACATTATGTTTGGATGTTTGTCCTACGGGGGCAATAGTTGAAGGTGGTCAATTGAATGCCCAGCGATGTATCGCTTTTTTAACACAGACAAAATCTTATTTGCCTGACGAATTTCGCGTGAAAATAGGTAACCGAATTTATGGCTGTGATACTTGCCAAACAGTATGCCCGAAAAATAAAGGTGTCGATTTTCATCTTCATCCTGAGTTTGAACCTGATCCTGAAAAGGTAAAGCCACTTTTACAACCATTATTGAAAATAAACAATCGTGCATTTAAAGAGCAATTTGGTCAGATGTCAGGTTCGTGGAGAGGGAAAAAACCGATTCAACGAAATGCGATTTTAGCTATTGCGCACTTTAAAGAAATAGAAGCAGTGGATGATTTAATCGAAATCATGCAGAATGATCCACGAGAAGTAATTCGAGGAACTGCGGCTTGGGCGATTGGTAAAATCGGAACAGACGCTGGACGTGTAGCATTAGAAGAAGCAATGAAGAAAGAACAAGACCCGACAGTGATAGAAGAAATACGAAAAGGTTTAGGTGTTCAACTAATGAAATAA
- a CDS encoding YgzB family protein: MKPYKNKINRIRSFALALIFIGFVIMYLGIFFRSNQLVMLIFMLLGVVAIIASTAVYAWIGLLSTKAVQVVCPNCGKYTKVLGRVDMCMYCREPLTLDPNLEGKEFDEDYNRKASMEKK; encoded by the coding sequence ATGAAACCTTATAAAAATAAGATTAACCGAATTCGTTCGTTTGCATTAGCTTTAATCTTCATAGGATTTGTCATTATGTATCTTGGCATCTTTTTCCGTTCAAATCAACTTGTGATGTTAATCTTTATGTTGCTTGGTGTTGTGGCAATTATTGCAAGTACTGCCGTTTACGCGTGGATTGGTTTATTATCCACTAAAGCTGTTCAAGTCGTTTGTCCTAATTGCGGGAAGTATACCAAAGTGTTAGGTCGAGTTGACATGTGTATGTATTGTCGCGAACCGCTTACACTTGATCCGAATTTAGAAGGTAAAGAATTCGATGAAGATTATAATCGAAAAGCTTCGATGGAAAAGAAATAA
- a CDS encoding B3/4 domain-containing protein, whose protein sequence is MDISIHPTIIQHIPDYFIGVNYYQSTTISESPQMLKGRLQLFQESLFFDLQDTTLAELPEIQQLRKQWKRFGADPSRYRNSYEAMLRRIAKGTYLSSINSGVDLNNFFSLQYKVPIGLYTAKAIEGNIILTIGNEETSFVDVNGRENTLLKMIVASDNLGAFGSPFIDSKRTSVTEGVGDYVQLFYWTIDTDPEEANLMQQAAGNMFTQVNGGEFTGAQII, encoded by the coding sequence ATGGACATATCCATTCATCCAACCATAATACAACATATACCTGACTATTTTATCGGAGTGAACTATTATCAGTCTACCACCATCTCGGAATCCCCGCAGATGTTGAAAGGCAGACTTCAACTTTTTCAAGAAAGTCTCTTTTTTGATTTACAAGATACAACTCTAGCGGAACTCCCAGAGATTCAACAATTACGTAAACAATGGAAACGATTTGGAGCTGATCCTAGCAGGTACCGAAATTCGTATGAAGCGATGCTTCGCCGAATCGCAAAAGGAACCTATCTTTCTTCTATTAATAGTGGAGTTGATCTGAATAACTTTTTTTCACTCCAATATAAAGTACCGATAGGATTATATACTGCAAAAGCAATTGAAGGCAACATCATTCTCACTATTGGGAATGAAGAAACATCCTTCGTAGACGTGAATGGACGGGAGAACACACTACTTAAGATGATTGTCGCTTCGGACAATCTTGGAGCATTTGGCAGTCCTTTTATTGATTCCAAGCGAACAAGTGTTACAGAAGGCGTTGGAGACTATGTACAGCTCTTCTACTGGACGATTGACACAGATCCTGAAGAAGCAAATCTCATGCAACAAGCAGCTGGAAACATGTTTACACAAGTGAATGGTGGAGAGTTCACAGGAGCTCAAATTATATGA